A window of Etheostoma cragini isolate CJK2018 unplaced genomic scaffold, CSU_Ecrag_1.0 ScbMSFa_2582, whole genome shotgun sequence contains these coding sequences:
- the LOC117940452 gene encoding transient receptor potential cation channel subfamily M member 7-like produces MALFLWQHGEEALARATVACKLYRSMAAEARQSNMDDNVSERFRTYSLEFGQLAVDLLDRAFLQNEQMAMKLLTAEMEAWSRFTCLQMAVSSSHRPFVSHSCTQTLLTDLWTGSLNMRKNSFLKIILSLLLPPAILLLEFKSEAEMCHVPQSHEALLFGLESVKSPPVPDGANHVVVTRRQDTRPAPLSQPRAEW; encoded by the exons ATGGCGCTGTTCCTGTGGCAGCACGGCGAGGAGGCGCTGGCCCGGGCCACGGTGGCCTGTAAGCTCTACCGCTCCATGGCCGCCGAGGCGCGGCAGAGCAACATGGACGACAACGTCTCGGAGAGGTTCAGGACGTATTCTCT gGAGTTTGGCCAGCTGGCGGTGGACCTGTTGGACCGAGCGTTTCTGCAGAACGAGCAGATGGCGATGAAGCTGCTGACGGCGGAGATGGAGGCGTGGAGCCGCTTCACCTGTCTGCAGATGGCGGTGTCCTCCAGTCACCGGCCGTTCGTCTCGCACTCCTGCACGCAGACGCTGCTCACAGATCTCTGGACCGGCTCACTCAACATGAGGAAGAACTCCTTCCTCAAG ATCATTCTGAGCCTGCTTCTGCCCCCCGCCATCCTGCTGCTGGAGTTTAAAAGTGAAGCAGAAATGTGCCACGTCCCGCAGTCCCACGAGGCCTTGCTGTTCGGTCTGGAGTCCGTGAAGTCGCCGCCCGTCCCCGATGGAGCCAATCACGTGGTAGTGACCCGCCGGCAGGACACTCGCCCAGCGCCGCTCTCCCAGCCTAGAGCAGAGTGGAG